In Populus trichocarpa isolate Nisqually-1 chromosome 16, P.trichocarpa_v4.1, whole genome shotgun sequence, a genomic segment contains:
- the LOC7486530 gene encoding protein NRT1/ PTR FAMILY 2.8, giving the protein MENVLTKTSSSSADSDITRAPPNSLLPPKKEAGGWRSVKYILGNESFEKLASMGLIANLTVYLQTRFNMDGIQLVNVFNIWSGSTNVTPLLGAFLSDTYLGRFRTLICGSTASFLGMVVMSLIAGIPNLRPLHCTGGSNCQKPEFWQLGVLYLGLGLLAIGAGGVRPCNIAFGADQFDTRTEKGRAQLESFFNWWYFSFTVSLVIALTVVVYVQTNVSWVIGYGIPAACLFFSIVIFLIGKHTYIITKPQGSVFVDMAKVIVAACKKRAMSLESTPENSFYDPPWIESDQRVTKLAHTNMFKFFDKAALIADPSELDDKGLPKNSWRLCSVQQVEQLKLVVGLVPVWITGIGCFITMDQMNTFGLMQAIQSNNKIHNFKIPPGWMGLSSMICLSTWIFIYEQIYLPFAKKRSKKNVRLTMRQRINTGIVMAILCMVVAGIVEKNRRETALKQGSLLSPQSILLLLPQFSLSGLNEGFAAVAVMEYYTNHLPESMRTLAGAIFFLSFSASSYLNTVIVNVVHHVTAKLGKTPWLGGRDLNKVKLDNFYYLIAGLALLNLLYFNLFSCRYLEKNADKRPGSRHEDKGLEMNENV; this is encoded by the exons ATGGAGAATGTCCTTACTAAGACTTCATCTTCTTCAGCTGATAGTGATATCACTCGAGCTCCTCCTAACTCTCTTCTCCCTCCTAAAAAGGAAGCTGGAGGATGGAGATCTGTAAAATACATTCTTG gGAACGAGTCATTCGAGAAACTGGCTTCAATGGGTCTTATTGCCAACTTAACAGTGTATCTACAAACAAGATTCAACATGGATGGTATTCAGTTGGTTAATGTGTTCAATATTTGGTCTGGTTCCACCAATGTTACACCCTTGCTTGGTGCTTTCTTATCTGATACATATCTGGGAAGGTTCCGCACTCTTATCTGCGGTTCCACGGCGTCTTTCCTG gGCATGGTCGTCATGTCCCTAATTGCAGGCATTCCAAACTTAAGACCCCTCCACTGCACTGGAGGATCCAATTGCCAAAAACCCGAGTTTTGGCAGCTTGGAGTCCTCTATTTGGGTCTTGGATTGCTTGCCATTGGAGCTGGAGGTGTTAGGCCTTGCAACATTGCCTTTGGAGCTGATCAATTTGACACCAGAACTGAAAAGGGAAGAGCCCAACTAGAGAGCTTCTTCAACTGGTGGTATTTCTCTTTCACGGTGTCTCTGGTGATAGCTCTCACTGTAGTGGTCTACGTTCAGACTAATGTGAGTTGGGTTATAGGTTATGGCATACCTGCAGCCTGCTTGTTCTTCTCTAttgtcattttcttgattggaaAACACACTTACATAATCACAAAGCCGCAAGGAAGCGTTTTTGTTGATATGGCCAAAGTGATCGTAGCAGCCTGTAAGAAGCGTGCAATGAGTCTTGAATCAACTCCTGAAAATTCCTTCTATGATCCTCCCTGGATTGAATCAGATCAGCGTGTAACAAAGCTTGCTCACACAAATATGTTCAAGTTCTTTGACAAAGCTGCCCTAATTGCTGATCCAAGCGAATTGGATGACAAAGGTTTGCCCAAGAATTCTTGGAGATTATGTAGTGTTCAACAAGTTGAACAGCTGAAACTAGTGGTAGGACTTGTGCCAGTTTGGATTACTGGAATTGGATGCTTCATTACCATGGACCAAATGAATACTTTCGGCTTGATGCAAGCAATTCAGTCCAACAACAAAATCCACAATTTTAAAATCCCACCAGGTTGGATGGGCCTTAGTTCAATGATTTGCCTTTCAACATGGATATTCATTTACGAGCAAATTTACCTGCCTTTCGCAAAGAAAAGGTCAAAAAAGAATGTTAGATTGACAATGAGACAGAGAATCAACACTGGTATTGTAATGGCAATCCTATGCATGGTGGTGGCTGGAATTGTTGAGAAGAACCGCCGGGAGACAGCTTTGAAACAGGGATCTTTACTGTCACCTCAAAGTATTCTACTGCTGCTGCCACAGTTTTCCTTGTCGGGTCTGAACGAAGGATTTGCTGCTGTTGCTGTTATGGAATACTATACCAACCATTTGCCAGAGAGCATGAGGACTCTTGCCGGGGCCATCTTCTTTCTCAGCTTCTCTGCATCCAGCTACCTCAACACGGTTATTGTCAATGTAGTCCACCATGTGACTGCTAAACTTGGGAAAACACCGTGGTTGGGTGGACGTGACCTCAATAAAGTTAAACTCGACAACTTCTACTACCTTATTGCTGGTTTAGCATTATTAAATCTTCTGTATTTCAACCTCTTTTCATGCCGCTATTTGGAGAAGAATGCTGATAAAAGACCTGGATCTAGGCACGAGGACAAGGGGTTAGAGATGAATGAAAATGTTTAA